A window of Dysidea avara chromosome 1, odDysAvar1.4, whole genome shotgun sequence genomic DNA:
aagtgtaccaaagctcaagaagatcgagctacacatttgcattatataatggcttttgtaaagtgtgcgaaaagaataaTTTAAGCCCCCTAAATGAAGAAATAAAGCCTGGAAGTTTCTAATTGTGTTAGGCAACCTTGCACAGACTCgttatgtggggtgctgaagatGACaggcatttgcagtataaaaatgattctaaTTCAAGAAGGAAGCTACAAATGCGTGAAAATcacttttttttcctttctgtaaatatactcaaagtgtggtgcactggctttcttggccgtacgacacactactgtgtgtcttgatatgctcACCATTTACATATACTGTTAGTTTGCAGTTCTTGCAATTATATGAATGCATTACAATCAGTTATGAATAATACGTAATATTAAATGAGGTGACGATACACAGAGTATTAAATACACTGTACTGTACCCTGTACCTTACTCAAATTACTTTTGATGCTATTAAGGAAATATATAATTAACCAAATGACTTTAATGTTGGCATGATAAATCACTAGTTTTACTGCTCCACTTTATTGTGCTAGAAAAAAGCCTGATACATGTACTATACAGCTGTGTCAAAGATGTATGTACTACATTAAAAACAATCATAATCACTTTCCATCGAGATGATTTTGTAGATGTCTGTTCTCCTCTTCAACAATGCTTAGTAGCTGTTTTCCACACATATGGATCATCTCCAAATTCTTCCATGCTTCAATAATTTCACGTGTTAAGACAGATATGGGGTCATGCCTACAAATATACCATAATACCCATGTGTGTATATagtaataatactgtatatatgactacagtggtccctccactCATTGAGACCAAGGCGTGTTCAGATAAACAAAgcacatacatttatatacagatctcagttaagatactctaataaaacatacactttaggcaaaatactctaatagaacagtcacttccacaGTGTGGATAACAGAACGTTTGGATAATTGTTGGCTGGATAATGGAGGAACCACTGTACAGATATTCACAGGTTTACTAATAATAATCTTTTTACAAAAAGTTCTATCAGATAGCAACATGGAATACATTTGCTATCAGATACAAGTAGGTTGCTTAAAAGCAGCAGTGTGAGCTTAACACTGTGAGTAGCACTGGTATGCTTGCAGTGTAAAAGAGTAACACACCGGAATCAGACAAATGCACAGATTTACAGTACGTACAGGTGTACACAAACTCAACTACTGCTCTAAACACGCGATTTACCTTGGAATACTCATTCCTCTATTCCAGCTGTAGATACTGTACGTACTGTAGTGCCCTGTGGGGGATGTGCACATCATCATTTACACACATAGTACAACACAAAGAGACTTGTGCATAttcacacatgtacaactaCACTATTACTACAGTATCTTGGTCACTGATCACGGGAAGGTACATGCAAACAGTGAAGTGAACTACCGGACTCACATAACATTTGctcaaacacctttttcaaccactaaaagtgacTATATGACCGTTACTTTGTGCACCACATGCCTATGGTTCTCGATGTCTTGTCATGGACTGGACTCGTGAACTGAGCTTGATGCAGTCTAACCCAGGCATTATCTACGTAGCTCTTGACATGCTGAAGACTCCATTATCAAGCTACTACTGCTGGTACACGCATGTACTTGTAGTGATATTGGCTATTGTTGTTGTATAAAGTTAATTCTTTTGTTGTTCCAGTACTTAGCTATAGAGATTAGGCTTCAGTGATGAGCCAGAAAGCTGCATCTTAGTTAGATACACACTGTGCTACACTGACGTAGCCACGTAGTCTCACACCAATTGCTCAATATTAAATGCAATGGATGAACAATTAGTGAAAATTTTGCTGCACAGCTTCAGGTACTGCATAATTACTgtacaatgattacttaaatcAACATATTTACTGGCAAAGCCTTGTGTGTCAAAGCCAGACCCAATCACAATTTCACCTGTATGTACatggtacatgtagctactacataataattatgccaATTTCCAGTACCATACATGTTTGGTTGCACAATTATATGTAGCAGGGCTATGAAGGGTGACCAACCTTCTCCGGTTGTACCACTACTGGGTTATGTACATTTTGCTTAGTACCattgtacagtactatatgtATGTTGAAGGAACTGAAGTGGCCTACATTGGCATTACAACAACAATATTTCAGAGTGTCATTATGGTTCACTCCATTATGCATAGACAAACTCCAATCAATTTCTGTTATAACTTTGATCTTAACACTAATGCTACACAATCTCATCCACTAACTTTGCAGACTCGATCTTCTTCCATCAATGCATTCAGATATTCCTTTTACATGAATACACCATCTGTTGGAACCCAATCCCATATGAAATTTTGTCCTTACCATCACACACATATAGATCACAGCTCTGCTATTGTTTGTTTAACTGATGCCCCTTACTCAATGTTACTTTTTTGTATAGAgtagttgtttttgtttgctcgtttgttttgcttgtagctggtcAATATTTCTGTGTTgctttttgtactgtatgtgttttgGGGACCAAATTGTACAGGATAtaagccttttgtgtaccctttcTTCAGATAAAATTGATATTACAAATAATGGGCGTCCACTAAACCATGGAACAGAACAGGATGAAATGGAATGAACCAATAAAACATGAAATGGAACGATTTTTCGATACCACTTTATTATCGATATTGTATGACATCCAGCTTGTTTAGTCCTTGAGTGCTACACAGTATTACTGGAAGGCATAGTTAGACTAGTTTTGGTTTCCACTAGAAGCTTTCAAGGTACAGTGTAGTGAAATGTGGCCGCACGTACTCAGAATTAGCTACGTGGGAATGCTCTGAGAAAGGCACAAAAAGCATTCTCACTGCTTTTTGTAAACTAAGTAATACCTGCTAAATAGTAAACTAGCTATATTTTGTTTCTCTTAAAGCTGAAGCAGAGCCTTGAATGGAGCAGACACAAACCTCAAGTGATGAGCCTTGCCTGAAAACGTATTAGTAATCTGCAGTCAGAGATTTTCTCAGTCTAACTagcgtagctacatgtacatatcCCAACGATACCATGTAGCACAGTCTAGCACTCACAAAGAATCAAGGAATAAACAAGCTGTATGTCATACAATATCGATAATAAAGTGGTATCGAAAAATCATTCTGTTCCGTGTTGTAGTGAACCATTCTGTTCTGTCCCGTTCTGTGGATTAGTGGAGGCCATAATAATGTTATCTGCATCATAGCTAGAGTGCTTTACATAGTACAAAATATGAATATGTAGTTACAACATGGAGGGAAGAGCCAGAACAGTGTTCAAGTATGTTGGAATGATGAAAACAAGTGGACAAGCAGGGCCGGAGGAAGCAATTCAAAAGTGGTCGGGTCAAGGAGTAGGCAGTGAAATGCTGAGCACTTGTTGTGTGAATACtaaggggtctgggggaatgctcccCCAGAAAAATTGCATGCGTTGGAATTAAATCTGAGACTATTTTCAGCTGCAAATTCCCAGCAAATTATTGACTAACACTTGTGTTAAACTCACTGCATGTAGCTAGGCAGGCCTACACGTGTTCACATTAATTTCTTACATTATACAGTTGTAACACATGTAAATACAGCATTGTGTTCCCTTTTGTTATAGCCCTACACATGCAGCATTTGAAACCGATAGCTATATAACTTATAACTAATTTTAATGTGATGAAGTCACAACTTAGTAAATAGCTAGCTGGGCACTAAGCTATATGCTTAATCTTCACTCtatcatgctatgctgcagtgctcaaatattCATCCAATTATGTATTCTTCCATGCTTATAAGCTATTTATATTTCGTATTTGTTAGCTTCATAAAGTATTTGACTAATAAATCAGTAAGTacctgagtgctctattagggtgactctTCTATTACAGTGTTTTGATCTTGTCCATCAATGATTGTCATGGGAAAGGATTTGACAGGTAAATATCCTACTGACATTATATCACAATGCTTGCATGATGCTTTAGGCATCTATCATTCCCAAAcacatgccagcataatcatcCAGTGCCTATTAGCAACTCGGACAAAACTTAATGCTGAAATAGTGGTCAGGCTATGGCCTGACTGGCTGGACTGCTTCCTCCAGCCCCGACAAGTGGGTTAAAGAAAAGCGTAATACCAAAAGACCCTTTGCAGGTGAgttgctgccatagcaacatctgcCATCTTAGAGTACAGCCTGGTTTTGCAACTCCGATAGCATTGCTTTCTATAAGAGTAAACCAATACCCAAGAAGTAGAGCTGCTTCTTCTGCAAAGATTGACCAGGTTAAACCTATGCTCTTTCTCCTACGCTACCAAGGTTGCACAAtgggttgtactccaaaatggcggatgtttctatggcagcagctcacctgcaaagggtCTATACGCCTAACAATTAAAATAAAGAGTTAAACTTTTAGACGAGAAAAAAcatgagtccagtagtccattctacTAGTCTAGTTATaggtataaatatatatatgtatatatatatagagatgcaacgatacagtgtgtagatgtATTGATATAATGCCTCcggtgtatcacgatacaacaatatattgcacgatacaaagtggagtctaagcaatggtcTGTGTTGTTTTAATTGTTTCTTAAGAGAAACAAGTGAGCTAattttttctttgagaagcattacatactattcattttaaccacaatgtacaataatttgattgtcagccatgttgacaagccacgatatgttgatatatcacgatacacgatatatcgatacggtttgactttgtatcgatacagcAATATTGTCTTAAAGCAATACGATACGCTATAATTATATCaatgtattgttgcatctctaatatatatattttaagggaagactgctcagtataaaaatATTGCTTTTCAGTAGTACCCCGACAAACATACAGCTATTACATACACATAATTTACATACAGAAAATTGACTTATATAAAGATTTAAAATCTGACAGTTTCCTTGCCACATACAGTGTGGGATTTAGTAAGTTCCAAATTTGTGtgctacaaaaataaaaactGTTCTTAGCTAATGTACATGTAGGTCTAACTCTTGACACAATAAACAATGGGCATTACGAGCAACACAAGAAGTGATGTCAACAGCGTAATGAAAAGTgtcatatacactgtatgcatgTAGATCTAGATATGATGGCGACATCTTATGTAAAACTCTGTAAACTTGCATGGCTGTATGATATCGTCGCTGCTCTGTCAAAGTAATGTTCATAGAACTACTAACATTGGATGATAAATTGGAAAATTTCGGGTGCAGCCTCTCAAGTCGCTTAAAGTGTGTGGTAGCTAATGAAGGTGTCCACACTACATTACAATAGTCTAATATTGGCAGCACAAATACACGATACAGTTTAGTAAGAATGTCATTAGATATGGGATGTAAAATATACACAAATGAGCTCACAAATAAGTATTTGAGTTACCAATTAATGTACTTGGCTCGTACGAAACAGTTAGAATCATAAACTACGCACAGAATCACTCACAGTTATACTCGTGGTTGTATCATTTACGCTAGTGACAGAATTAATTCACTTGACTCGTCGGTTGAAAAGCAACACGGTAATACGAAGAAATTTGAATGGAATCATTTTCAAATTTTCCCTCGAGTTTCCAGGTATTTACTAGGGGATTCCCCGCAGTGGTACTACGAAGAAAAGCCAGAAAGAATGGCAGTCAGCGAGGCGAACAGTACAGTGGACGCTACTCCAAACTTCACTCATTATGTTTCCATCGACTTCGGAACGTCTGGATGTGGTATCGCGATGGCGATTAAAGGAAACACATCGGACATCAAAGTATTCTCAAGTTGGGAGGGAATGACAAACGTTGATACGAAGTGCCCCACCGTACTGCTACTTGATCCTGATAAAAAGTTCGAACAGTTCGGCATAAAGGCAATGAAAGCTATGGAAGCAAAGTCCAACCTGAAGCAGAAAGACAAGGCTGATGACTACTTGTTCTTTCGTAAATTCAAAATGTGTCTATATGATAACCCGGTAAGTGGTCCGGTGTATAGCAGAAGTTGCTGGCATTTATCACATATGCTGGCATGACGTAACCCATCTGCCGATCAGTACACATAACcagcatgtagctacatgtctCAAAGTCTGTTGATTGACTCAGTATATGATAGGCACCATGATTGGTATATGCAGGCAGAAGGTGATTATTGATTAGGCCATTacaaattctctgtttcccatccaccgcccacatctgattactgtcagctcttaatattccattattccgtattcttccattattttcttgCATTCTGTGCAGGCTCAGTAAATGGCATTTTGTAGCAGTGTCAGCAGTCATATCAAAACTCACGTCAAtttaacccatacattacaattttccgtaaaatattattatgcgtaaaatcaatgtacagcagcctatggaggtaagttagttttaagttacattattcatcataactcTGGTTCTGAAGGTGGTATCAAAATTGTTCGGCTGCCATTACACACGCATAACACTCCTCTACCCGATGGTAACAAAATTTAGTCGAAGCTAAAGTGTTTACAGcttgcaaatttacaacaaacgATGGTAAATAGCAATACAAAATCCATTGGAGAGCAAATCACGAATTTCGTGTTCTAATTAAATAGTGGCATCACGCTGTTACCATAGCAATTACGCGgatagagcaattcataagGAGTTGAATGATATTAAGTTTTATGATATTTGATCGTGTCTAGTGCTTGCAATTATTGAATATACAGaatgatgtaaaatgtatggagtttgtattggagaaattgaaaaagtgatccatccatCTTGAACCTTTGAAAAAAATCAGTGTTTAATCAGTCCATTTCATGATCTAAGGgtagaaaacaaacaaaggacactggtaatgtacaatattgctgataaaatgATCACTGGCTATAAATTcgattttgccatttttgccattctgactttacaaatcccaatagcatgttttgatatgtgtTATCAAGTTGGCATGGTACAAATTCACATTTGTGTTATTAAAAGCAAAAATATAAGCTTAAGTacgcttttatgcagctttttatggttgtgctggcaaataatggcttgaaaagcttcCAATCTTGTAATGGAAGGAAATGGACCACCagcccacatgcaaatatgccttaGTCCAGGATGGGAAGCAgggaatttatttggagtagccttatgagtgttttattagagtgttttgatcttTAAAGGGAGCTCACAGTGTATATTTGTATCACCTTATTCCTTGGGCCATTTGTTTCTTAGATTTCTACAGTAGATTGTAGGTATACATGGTGTTGCAGCCATGTGTATATCGCTTGATATGATCAAACTTCACAAGTAATCAAGTACATGCTTTTATGCCTGCACTGCTGTATACACCATTTTGTTATCTGTGTATGAACACTTAATAACTTACGTATCACTTACAGGAAGCAAAAGAAATTAAGGCAATGAATGGTACAAGTGTTCCACTAATTGACGTGTTTGTACACTCGCTCAAGTGTATCAGAGAATATGCTTTAGAAGGACTGAGGAAGAATTTTTCTAATCCTGGCAGAAAAATACAATGGATCATAACAGTACCTGCAATCTGGACCCCAGCTGCTAAACAGTTTATGAGAAAAGCTGCTGTTCAGGTATAAATATTTGAATGTTGTATGTATGGTATAGACATATTGTGGGTTGTATCGATTGTATACTACAATATTTACGTAGACTAAGTATGTTAATATATTTACTATAGGCTGGATTTGATGAAAGGAGCTTAGTATTTGCACTTGAGCCCGAGGCTGCGGCTTTGTTTTGTCTACAAGATGTTATACAAATCAAGAATGTTCCTGAAGCAAGTTACCTAGTTGTCGATTGCGGTGGTGGAACTATTGACATTGCTGCTCATAAGATGATAATAAAAAATAAGGGAATAAAAGATAAAGAAGAAATCTTTATTGAGGAACTATCTCCACCTGATGGAGGCGACTATGGTGGTTTTGCTGTGAACCAACAATTTGAACACATGTTGCAAGATATCTTCTCAGTCTCAAATGAGCAGTTTGACTGCATAAAAGAAAAGTGTTCAAGGCAATGGTTTGAAATGGTATGGAAGACCTTTGAAGAATCAAAGTGTAACATACAGCCAGGGAAAGAACATGAAAGTATCTCCATACCAATCCATAAAAGTATTCGAGAAGAAGTTCGTAGAATTACAGAGAAAAGTATAGAAGATTTGGTAAATGCTTACAAGAAAAATTCAGTTGAGTGGGATTCTGACGAAGATGGCATAGTGCTTCCATATTCTACAATTTACAATCTCTACAACCCTATCCTTGTACAAATCACTTCTCTAATTAATACTGTCCTATCCAAGCCAAGCTGCAGTTCTATTACGATGGTCTTGCTAGTAGGTGGGTTTGCAGAAAGCTCATTGTTGTATGATGAGGTTAGAGATGGTATTCTCTGTGTCCATAATTCAGCTGATAAACCTATCGAGGTGAAACGAAGTACGTTGCCAATATTTTCTGTAGTAAAAGGAGCTGTCATATTTGGACAATACAAAGAAATCATACGATCTCGTGTTATGAAGAAGTCAGTTGGAGTTGAAGCATGTGTCGAATTTTGTGAAGATGAACATGACAAGAAATATCTCAAAGAATCTGGAGGTGAGAAATACTGCGAGAAAGCATTTTTCCCCTTAGTAAAGGCCAACGACAGTGTCTACACTGGGATGCCAGCCAAATACCTCTTTCGTCCCCTCACAGATGAGCAACAAGTATGCACTATATCTCTTTATGAGTCACTTAACAGAGATGTAAAGTACACCGACGAAGGAGGCTGCACTCTGATGGGAAAAATAGATATTGATATTCCAAAGTGTACATCAGATCTGTCAAGAGAGATACAACTCATAATAGACTTTGTCAAAACAGAGTATGATGTTTCTGCATGCAGTGTTTCCAATGATGAGACAAAGAAATTGGTGGTAAAGCATACCTTCCATAATCAGCAGAAACATTTACCATCATAAGTATATTATATGCATGCTGCAGTAGAATAACACTTACAACTTGATTTGTTATGCTAAATTTAATTGTTGTACCTGTTTCTATTACTttgattattattttatttttgtattaaatCTATTTTTAAGGATATTAATTgctgcatacatgtacacacagctATACTATTATAGAGAACTTGAGAGAGCAATGCTGTGATTCGATGCTGTATGGTGTAGCCTCCAGAAGGGGCACTAGTTATAATTTCTAATATTATTGGTACATTATAAATTATTTGCTGAGTTATTGGGTTTAACAGCACTATGCAGCTACGCCTACAATAGTTTATTAAGGAGGGTACATTGGATTATGTGACAAAAAGGAAGAAGGAATAGACATCCCATCCCCTACTATATGATTCAGCCATCATACTATTAGTTTCGTCGCAGACCTTTTCTCGAGGGTGGCACTGACCATGGTCCATGGCAGTGGTTCGTAATAGAAATCAcgttgttttgttttgttttttttgccaaaatccaCTCACTCAAACACCACCTTAAAAGGCTACCTGCTGTGCCCAAACAGGCATCTTTAGGTCTAAGTGAAAACCTAACAGGCTTGCTTTTATTCTTTTTGCCTATCAAGCACATAGCTATACCACTCtcaaaatcacacacacacgtgcacgcaTGCAAACAACACCAACTGAATGTGAGACAACCATGCATTAATTCTCCAGTTACTGAGTAGTGCTTTCCATTAGCCATCCAGGGATCCAGCTCCTCACGGTCTATATCCCTTCCATGCATACATAACACCAGTATACCATCATGTCACATCTGTATGGGTGGGGGTGGGAGGGAGGGGATAGGTAACCTGAAGGATTCTTCAGTTCGAATGTCAATCACATGCACGTGCTTCAAATCCAGAAGTAGATCATGCTCTGAAAATAGAAAATTTGATTAACTTGTTATTGGTATACCATAGATTATCTTGttattactgtatagcctaaatattttgagggaaaatatttttgaacttgagcaatgttgctaaaaataaaattttcacagatttaCCAACAATTCCAAAACAGAAAAATAACAAAGGAACATAATATATCTACGTACTatttaaaacaaaaacagccttggggctgtaaaaaagggtgcttccaagcaaagtaggatcaatcaaacatcATGAGTGGTAAGAActaggactgatatcaagttgcagccAAGTAGATTGGAACATTACCATGATCAATCTGTAATACAACTgataagaacaaggactgatatcaagttgatgtcaagtgaatgcagtattacccgTTTTCTTTATATctatctatagctatatataataaaactagaataaacacacatgcaactgttattaaattgtcatttggccgCTTTTAGCGCAACTtaatatcagtccttgttctccaatcatgttgaataagcttgtttatattgatcctactttgcttggcatgCATAGTgcccttttttacagccccaCAGCTGTACATGTTTTTGTTCTTACACTATAACTACAACTACATAACTACTACAGGGGAAATACTACCAATTACTATATAAGGGAAAGGgggatcatcatcatcatcatcatcatcatcatcatcatcatcatcatcatcatcatcatcatcatcatcacacacgcacacgcacatgcacacttttatgaaaacaatttcagtaaaccaggcgcccACAGCTGGCAAAAGGCCAGCTGTGGtatgcacctggtttaaaaagggGTGAACCTAGAAAAAGttcgaagaaagctgattttggtatcattagaaagcaaatttttcatagagtaacatatccaaaatcctctaataTCCACCTTGGGGAAATTTTTTAtagccaatttagtattgaggcatatgtgactggatttgggaAAGGGGATCTttcacacatatccaatttaccaactttgacaactcataacttcagattggaaaatggtattgacttgaaatttgatcagtagtgagcaccagcatcacttattatttggagaaaatttcaggttgatattcAACTTGAACACTACGTTGTGGTTTCTCAATCGGATATATTTGCaacccatttttgcaaatctggtcatttgtgaccaacaaaaatgtgTTATCGTTAAAATATTTTTTCATAAGAAATAGTTTCCTTAGCACTTTTGCAACTCTCTCCCCTGCATTTTGCAACACActaataatccatgtttgcaacaagagcataatattgctaccacatggatttgcagtggaaagcttgcatttatattgtacaaatataATAAGATCTCTGGGACTGGTCCCATGTCTATCAACATCGGTTGCAGCCttaatccttctagtttccagccccatattAAGTTCCTTTCAATGAATAACTTGTGgcatcagctaaaaccattgatccTAGAAActccatccaactgcaagggtcaacacactttcacagctcgcatgtgtaataactttctgatgccaCCATTTCCATGTACTTTGCTTTGTATACCTGAGACTCCTTAATGAATCAGACGGATTCCCATCAAACTCCAACTTTTTCAGCATGTGCAATTGTTGCATTATATGAtccatcattaacttttcaatcgtttgcacatcatttgattGTTTTACCCTGTTCAAATGTTGCAGCTGTTGCATCACAGCCACCCCAGACATTTGAAAAGAGGACCTATGTATAtgcccaataatgtcatcatttttccaaatcttcaaatgttttacaacctctgaatgaaaagagagatgtacttgtcatgttctgcttcCGGCGTGCACCAGTAGCATaagaacttcattgttgtcatcagctacaacattcactctatttccttcaattgcaaaattgaagtgcgtattggaccatcagtatgtcatgtgtgcaatcagtgtgtagggCTGTCAGCATCCCCAGGTATGTTAAAATGGTATGTGCAGGTGCAGATATTTACTTAGTCAAGTGAATCTATGGAAGCATACAAAAGTCAGGAAgttttcttgcaaatgaaaagaaagaacatcaattgattgtccaatatCTGATCGAGAAGTGATGGCCAGGTTGTGCATCAGAGTAATTTGGATGCTGACACAATGATTGTTCAATGTGTACTgcaatttgcaattgaaggaagtaaagtgtgttgtagctgatgacactgtgttcttgtcctcctgcatggtgcaccagaacatagcaagtatataatattattctttCAGAGGTTGGGAAACATTTAAGTattggaaaattgatgacatGGGCACATAGGTCCTACTGTAACATCATAATTACATCTTCTCTTTTCGCATGCCTGCAtggagtggctgtgatacaataTCTACAACATTTGAACAGGGTGAAGTTGGCCTAATCAAGAAAAAAATGATGTGAAAATGATTGCAAGAGCagcacactttcacaacttACATAtgcatctacaagttattcattagaaggaacttaatgactaacttgatccattaccataTATTGAGCTGGAAACCATATACCTGTAGAAGGATCAAGGCTGTATGCAACTGATGATGACAGACATGAGACTAGCACCAGAGATCTTACTTAactttgtacaatataaatgcaagctttctactgtaaatccatgtggtagcaacatTATGCCCTCATTGTAATCatggattaaagtatgttgcagcatgtggcagttgcaggggagagagttgcagaagtgccaAGGAAATTGTTTACAATAATTGTGACAAATGTATTTGTTCAGAATTTACATGATAGTcacctttttatttctataaccagtcttattcttatttcatacagctaatattacttgcaatgaatttcttatgagaaaatattttaaggataatatgcatttttgttggtcacaaatgaccagatttgcaaaaatgggtctaccaaatgcatttaattAAGAAACCACAATTTAGTGTACAAGGTgaatatcaacctgaaattttctgcaaATAATGAGTGATGccggtgctcactactgatcaaattttaAGTCAATAcaattttccaatctgaagttatgagttgtcaaagttggt
This region includes:
- the LOC136259022 gene encoding heat shock 70 kDa protein 12B-like, whose protein sequence is MAVSEANSTVDATPNFTHYVSIDFGTSGCGIAMAIKGNTSDIKVFSSWEGMTNVDTKCPTVLLLDPDKKFEQFGIKAMKAMEAKSNLKQKDKADDYLFFRKFKMCLYDNPEAKEIKAMNGTSVPLIDVFVHSLKCIREYALEGLRKNFSNPGRKIQWIITVPAIWTPAAKQFMRKAAVQAGFDERSLVFALEPEAAALFCLQDVIQIKNVPEASYLVVDCGGGTIDIAAHKMIIKNKGIKDKEEIFIEELSPPDGGDYGGFAVNQQFEHMLQDIFSVSNEQFDCIKEKCSRQWFEMVWKTFEESKCNIQPGKEHESISIPIHKSIREEVRRITEKSIEDLVNAYKKNSVEWDSDEDGIVLPYSTIYNLYNPILVQITSLINTVLSKPSCSSITMVLLVGGFAESSLLYDEVRDGILCVHNSADKPIEVKRSTLPIFSVVKGAVIFGQYKEIIRSRVMKKSVGVEACVEFCEDEHDKKYLKESGGEKYCEKAFFPLVKANDSVYTGMPAKYLFRPLTDEQQVCTISLYESLNRDVKYTDEGGCTLMGKIDIDIPKCTSDLSREIQLIIDFVKTEYDVSACSVSNDETKKLVVKHTFHNQQKHLPS